The Salvelinus namaycush isolate Seneca chromosome 1, SaNama_1.0, whole genome shotgun sequence genome has a window encoding:
- the LOC120047737 gene encoding forkhead box protein F1 has protein sequence MTAEVQQPPAQTPAQSSPMSAPEKPHGQTTVMETASSTTKTKKTNAGIRRPEKPPYSYIALIVMAIQSSPTKRLTLSEIYQFLQSRFPFFRGSYQGWKNSVRHNLSLNECFIKLPKGLGRPGKGHYWTIDPASEFMFEEGSFRRRPRGFRRKCQALKPMYSMMNGLGFNHLPESYNFQGSGGGLSCPPNGLSLDSGIGMMNGHLAGNMEGMGLAGHSMSHLSANSGHSYMGSCTGSTGGEYPHHDNSGSPLLTSGGVMEPHPVYSSSAWAQAPSSSLNNGGSYIKQQPLSPCNPGANPLQPSLPTHSLDQYNLHQNGHSNTDLQGIPRYHSQSPSMCDRKEFVFSFNAMTSSTMHSPSSSSYYHHQQVAYQDIKPCVM, from the exons ATGACGGCAGAGGTCCAGCAGCCCCCAGCGCAGACTCCTGCCCAGAGCAGCCCGATGTCTGCCCCGGAGAAGCCCCACGGACAGACCACTGTGATGGAGACCGCCTCCTCCACCACCAAAACCAAAAAGACCAACGCGGGGATCCGCCGCCCAGAGAAGCCCCCCTACTCTTACATTGCGCTGATAGTCATGGCTATCCAGAGCTCTCCCACCAAACGCCTGACGCTCAGTGAAATTTACCAGTTCCTACAGAGCCGCTTCCCGTTTTTCAGAGGCTCTTACCAAGGATGGAAGAATTCCGTGCGTCACAACTTGTCCCTGAATGAGTGCTTCATAAAGCTGCCCAAGGGGCTCGGGCGGCCCGGGAAGGGCCACTACTGGACTATCGACCCAGCCAGTGAGTTCATGTTCGAGGAGGGATCCTTCCGCAGGAGGCCGCGGGGCTTCAGGCGTAAATGCCAGGCGCTGAAGCCCATGTACAGCATGATGAACGGCCTGGGATTCAACCACCTCCCCGAGTCCTATAACTTCCAGGGGAGCGGCGGGGGCCTGTCCTGTCCGCCCAACGGCTTGTCTCTGGACAGCGGGATTGGGATGATGAATGGACACTTGGCAGGCAACATGGAGGGGATGGGTCTGGCCGGGCACTCCATGTCCCACTTGTCGGCCAACAGCGGACATTCCTACATGGGGAGCTGCACAGGATCCACGGGGGGCGAGTACCCCCACCACGACAATTCAGGCTCGCCCCTCCTCACCAGCGGGGGAGTGATGGAGCCGCATCCCGTCTACTCAAGCTCGGCCTGGGCTCAAGCGCCTTCATCCTCTCTGAATAACGGAGGTTCTTACATCAAGCAGCAGCCACTGTCTCCCTGCAACCCCGGGGCGAACCCGCTGCAGCCCAGTTTACCCACGCATTCCCTAGACCAgtataatcttcatcagaacggACACAGTAACACGGATTTGCAAG GTATTCCACGGTACCATTCTCAGTCTCCCAGTATGTGTGACCGGAAGGAGTTCGTCTTTTCCTTCAACGCGATGACGTCTTCAACGATGCATTCGCCCAGCAGCAGTTCCTACTATCATCACCAACAGGTCGCCTACCAGGACATCAAGCCCTGCGTCATGTGA